The Pectobacterium parmentieri genome segment CGATGACGGGCTGTAACTGTTTCAGGATCGCCGTCGAGACATCCGGCGGTTGCAAATTTTCAGCGATATCACCACGCACGGTGATCGTCGGGGTACGATCGCGGCGGCGCAGAATAGGGTCTTCCATCTGCACAACAACATCTCCTATCTGTGACAAAGGAATACGCTGACCGGCAGACCCCACCAGGGTAAAACCGGCTATTTTCTCAGGATCAAGCCGGATATTCCCCGCCGCGCGCGCCATGACTTGTACTGAACGAATGTCTTCACGCACAGACGTGATCGGAACGCCCGAGAGCAGGAACTGCAGTTGCTGCGCGACAGCATTCGATGTCAACCCCACCGCCTGCAGGCGGTCCTGATTGAGTGAAAAATGCAATGCCGGCACTTGCGGGCCCCAATCGGTGTTGACGGTTCTCATCATTGGGCTACCCAGCATCACCTTTTCTACCTTAGCGGCAATCTCACGCAGTTGTGCCGGATCAGGCCCCATGACACGGTAAGCCACCGGATAAGGTGAATACGGACCAAACACCAGTTGGGTCACACGGACACGCGCCTCAGGCGCTAGCCCATCGGCCACCACTTCACGAAGTCGGAACTTCAGCGCCTCACGCGCTTCTGGATTATCCGTCCGCACAACAATCTTCGCAAAAGACGGATCGGGCAACTCTGGTGCCATGGCCAGGAAGAAACGGGGTGATCCCTGCCCAATATAGGACGTCACGATTTTTGCCTCTTTCTGCGTTCTCAGCCAATCCTCGATTTTCGCCGTTGTGGCGCTGGTCTGCTCAATAGCAGTGCCATAGGGCATCTGGACTTCTACCAGCACCTCCGGGCGATCGGAGGTCGGGAAGAATTGTTTTTTAACCAGTCCCATACCGAGAATAGCGACAGTAAAGGCGGCAATAACAGTACCTGCCACTATCCATTTTCGCGCGATAACGCGGGTCAGCACCCGGCGAAAACGGTTGTAATGGCGAGTGTCGTAAATGGCTGCATGCCCACCCTGCACCGCTTTGATATCCGGCAGCATTTTCACGCCCAGATAAGGTGTAAAGACCACCGCTACCACCCACGAAGCAATCAGGGCGATACCCACAATCCAGAACATGTTGCTGGTGTATTCACCGGCAGTGGACTGCGCAAACCCGTTGGGCATAAAACCGACAGCCGTCACCAGCGTGCCAGCCAGCATCGGTGCCGCCGTGTGACTCCAGGCATAGGCCGAGGCTTTAACGCGGTCATAGCCCTCTTCCATTTTCACCACCATCATTTCGATGGCGATGATGGCATCGTCAACCAACAAACCCAGTGCAAGAATCAATGAACCCAGCGTAATACGGTCGAAATTTTTGCCGGAAGCCTCCATCACCACGAAGACAATAGCCAACGTCAACGGCACGGCCGCAGCGACCACCACTCCCACGCGCCAGCCCATACTGACAAAGCAGACCACCATCACGACAAGCAGCGCGACGAAAAATTTGATCATGAATTCGTCGACGGACGAACTAATATTCACTGACTGATCGGTAACTTTCGTTAACGTCATGCCAAGCGGCATACTTTCGTTGATTTTGGTCGTCTCGATATCCAGTGCCTTACCCAAATCCAGACCGTTCCAACCCTCACGCATAATGATACCCAGCAACAGTGCAGGTTCGCTCTGGTTGCGGACCAAGAAGGTCGCTGGATCTTCGTAGCCACGTTCAACGGTTGCCACATCCGCAAGCTGCAATGTCCTGCCCTGTACGACGATTGGTGTTTCGCGGATCTTTTCCAGTTTGTCGAAGGCACCATCAAGGCGAATAAAAACCTGCGGTCCGTTGGTCTCAATCGAGCCGGCGGGCGTCAATACGTTCTGACTGTTGAGAACGGAGAAAATATCCTGCGGAGCAATACCGAGCGTTGCCAGTCGGTCATGAGAGAACGAGACAAAGATACGTTCAGCCTGCTCGCCGATAATATTGACCTTCTTGACCCCGGGTACATGAAGCAGACGCTGACGCAACAATTCCGCATCGCGGACCAGCAGTCGCGGTGGCTCTCCTTTCGCCTTCAGCGCAAAGAGCGAAAAGGTGACATCGGAGAATTCGTCGTTAACCATCGGTCCGATCACACCGGCCGGCAGATTCTTCGCCTCATCGCCGAGCTTCTTACGTGCCTGATAAAATTCTTCCTGCACCTGTGAAGGCGGTGTACCGTCCTGCAATGACAGCATGGTGAAAGCCAGCCCAGGCCGAGTGTAAGTTTCACTACGGTCATACCACTTGAGCTCTTGCATACGCTTTTCAAGCGGTTCGGCTACCTGATCCTGCATTTCCTGCGCGGTAGCACCCGGCCAGGCAGAAATAATCGTCATCTGCTTGACCGTAAAGGGCGGATCTTCAGCTCGCCCTAGTTCGAAGAACGAAAGAATACCGGCTACCGTAATCAGGATAATAAGGAACAGTGTGATTGAACGCTCACGCACGGCAAGCGCTGAAAGATTGAATCGCCCCTCGCTCATGGCTGGCTCCCGGCGACACTGACATCGCTCTGTGCAATCGTTCGGACTGCTTCACCGTCATGCAACAGATGTGCGCCTAAAGCCACAATCTGTTCGCCGGGCTGTAGGCTGCTAATCACCCTCGCCGAGTCATCACCCAATCCAATTACTTGTACGGGCCTCCACGACACGTTGGCGGGTTTGCCTGAAATCCCCCAGACACCCGGCCCTTTACCCGCGTCATAAATCGCAGCGATAGGCACCTGAAGAACCTGATCAGGTAACTTACCTTCAGTAATATTGAGTGTGACGGTGGAGCCAAGCGGTGCGCTAGCCAACGCGTCCTCAAGGACATACCTCGCCTCGAAGGTGCGTGTCACAGGGTCTGCCGCATCGGAGAGGAGGCGCAGTTTCGCTGGAACTGACTGTTTATCGATACCGTACAGCGTTGCCTGAGCTTCGCTTCCAACAGCCGGACGCAGCGTCTCGGGTAATTGCACGGTAGCTTCCCGCTGCCCCGCTCGCGCCAGTCGGACAACAGGTTGCCCTGCACTAACCACCTGCCCTGGTTCAGCCAGCGTTTCTACCACCACGCCGTCTGCATCGGCCAGCAGTACGGTATATCCCGTAGCATTACGCGCCACATCGGCCTGAGCCTGCGCAGCGCTCAGATCCGCTTTCGCTGTCTCAGCAGCAGCCTTTATCTGATCGTAGGCTGAAGCGGATATAGCACCTGCAACGACCAGGCCACGATAACGCGCTTCGTCATCGATCGCCTGCTTGGCCCGGGCCCGGGCAGCAGTAACGGCCTGCTGCTGGGCTTGTGACTGCAAGCTGAGATCGACGGGGTCCAAACGCATCAAAGGCTGACCGCGTTTCACGGTCTGGCCGGTGTCCACCAGACGTTCAAGAATTTTGCCTTGCACCCGAAAACCCAGATCGCTTTGAATTCGGGCGACGACGACGCCAGTAAACGAGCGAGCAATCTCAGCGGCGCTTACCACGGTCGCCGCTCTCACCAGAGGAGGCAGATTGCGGGGATCGTCGACGTCAGAAGCGTCACCGCACGCCACCAGGGCGAGAGGCAACAGGCAAACAGCGATAGTGGTAGATTTGAGCCGAAGCATGGGTTCCCTTATTACATTAACAGGACAGAAACCGCATTCTCCAACCAGTGACCAATATTGTCAATGGTCACATCTTTAAGGTGCCAGACTACGTAATATCAACGACGACAGTAATACCGCCGCTGATGCTGCCGTATCCAGGTTGTATTGCAATTGAACAGGGCTGATATAAGGGAGCATAACCAGATAGATCGCATTCGCCGTCTCATCTAACGGCGTCTTGCGTTCAAACTCCCCAGATTGTCGTCCCTCAAGAAGAATTTGCTGAATAAGCTGGCGTAGCTTTTCTTCATATGCCGCGGCTGAAGGCCACCGGTCGCGAGAGGATACCGCGGCAATATCATAAATCTTGCGGTCATGAAAAAATAAGTCGCTACACGCTTCTGTCAAGGCTCTGAACAGGCGTCTCAGCTTTTCTGAAGCGGTTGGCGCATCCACGATCGCTGAATTGACAATATCCATAATCATCGCCAGCCGGTTAGCGCAGATCACCTCGCCGATAGCCTGTTTGGAATCAAAAAATTTGTAGATATATGCCTTAGAAAAACCAATCGCTTTGGCCAGATCGGACACGGCTGTCTTTTCATATCCAAAATGTCCGAAGTGCTCAGTGGCAGCGTCAACAATCTGATCGCGGACGCTATGGTCCGACGGGCCGCGTGGGGAATGTGTATTCATATGTGTAGTCATGTTTCCAGCTTAGCTCATCGGGTCTTGATTGACAACGAGTGACCAATACGTAATATGGTCACATCATTTTTGGCTCAAGGAATTACTATGTCATCCCTCCATCCCCTTGCCTTGGTTGTAGCCGCTAGCTTAATGGCGGGTTGTGCGGTTGGACCGGATTATCATCGCCCGGACGCTCCGCTGTCGGATCGTTATCAGGCGCAATCTGTCGCAAAACAATCTGCTGCGCAACAATCCATCGAAAAACAAGGAAACGCAATCCAGTCGACCAACATTGCGGTCTGGTGGGAGGGCTTCAATGATCCCTTACTGAGTGAGCTAGTTTCAAGCGCACTCGCACAGAATCTTGATTTAGCCCAGGCGTCTGCGCGGGTGATCCAGTCACGCGCCGGGCTTGGTGCGGCAACTGCGGCTCTGCTGCCATCGGGCAGCATCAGCGGACAAGGTGCCCGCGCCTATCAGTCTGTTGAAACGCCACAAGGTCGGCTACTCAACTCGACTCCTGGCTATAATCGCTACGGGAATGCCTATGAAACCGACCTTAACGCAAGCTGGGAGCTTGATATATTCGGTGGTCTGAGGCGCGATCGTCAGGCGGCACTGGCTGACTATCAGGCTTCAGAGGCTGGCGTCACGGCCACTCGTCTAGCCGTCGCCGCGCAGACTGCCGATATCTATATTACTCTGCGCGGATTACAAGCTCGCCTGGAGATCGCCAATAGACAGGTCAATACCCAGCAAGAACTGCGGGACAAAGTACAGCTACTCCACAGCAAAGGGCTCGCCGCAGAGTATCAAGTCCGTCAGGCCGAGGGCACGCTTTCACAGGTTCAGGCAACCGTGCCGGTTCTTCAGACCGGGATAGATAGCGCGATGAACGCGCTGGACGTCATGCTCGGCACGCCTCCCGGAACCCATCGCACTCAGTTGGCTTCTCCGGGTGCCATTCCACAGCCCCCACAGTTCATACCAACGGGTACACCTGCCGATCTGCTACGTCGCAGACCTGACATTATCGTAGCCGAACGCCATCTCGCGGCATCCAACGCACGTATCGGGGTCGCCATCAGCGAGTATTATCCTAAATTCTCACTCAGCGCATTACTCGGTAGTACAACGTCAGTATCGAGCGGCAATCTGTTCTCCAACGGCGCTAGCCAATCGGCGGGTGTATTGGGGTTACGCTGGCGGCTATTCGATTTCGGCCGTATTAACGCTCAGATCGATCAGGCTAAGGGGCAAGAAGCCGAAGCATTGGCAGCTTACCGCCTGTCAGTATTAAGCGCGACCGAAGACGTTGAGAACGCGTTCTCGGCACTGCTCAATCGCGAGACGCAGACAACAACATTAACCGCAGGCGAAACTGCGTTGGCTAGCGCACGCCAGTCATCTTTCATCGCTTACCAGAAAGGGACAGCCAGTCTGATTGACGTCCTGCACAACGATGAAACCCTGTTGCAGATTTCCGACGCCAGAGCGCAGGCCCAGACGGAATCTGCACGCGCAACTGTCGCCGCATTCAAAGCTCTCGGCGGCGGCTGGCAGCCTCCAGAAGCCACCAAGAGGATGCCCTAAAACATCTGCGACCTGAGCGCAAACATGCCACCAACAGTCACCTGCACCATTCACAATAAACAACCGGAATTATTAACATGACAGTAAAAAACAATGCATGGGTGCTCATCACAGGAGCTTCAGGCGGATTTGGCGAAGAGTTCGCGAGGCAATATGCCGCCCAAGGAAGATCGCTCATCCTGGTGGCACGTCGGCTCAATAAGCTTGAAATACTCGCAAAGGAACTACGCGAGCGTTTTCACATCGATGTCATGGTTGAACAAGCCGATCTTTCTGTGATTACCGCAATCAGCGATCTGCACAGTCGACTACAGGAACAAAATATTGTGGTTGATATATTAATTAATAATGCTGGCCATGGTTTGCAGGGCAGCTTTTTGGATCAACCGCTGGATGACGCGCTGGACATGATCAATCTGGATATCGCAAGTTTGACAGCAATGACCCGGATCTTTGCAGAAGATATGCGCCTCAGACGTAAAGGACATATTTTGATGGTCGCCAGCCTGTTGTCCTATCAGGGCGTAAAGAATTTTGCCGTTTACTCAGCAGCGAAAGCATATGTGCTCCGATTCTCCGATGCTCTGCATCGTGAGCTTAAAAGCGACGGCATCACCGTCACCGCGCTTTGCCCGGGCATGTCTGACACCGGCTTTGCTACCGTCGCCAAACAGAAAGTAACCCCTCTATTAAAAGGGGTAATGATGCAGCCTAAACCTGTTGTACAGGCTGGCATCCGAGCGCTTCAGGCCGGACGAATGAGCGTTGTTCCGGGGATGGGAAATAAGGCAATTACATTGCTGACCTGGGCCACTCCACGCTGGTTACATCAGGCCATCATGGCCCGCGTGATGGGTGTATAAAACGCAGCCCATGCGTTTGTGTTCAATCTCAGAAGAGTGAAATCACACAACGGTGGCGGGTATGGCGAAAGCGCTATCCGCTCCTTCATCCTCCAGAAAATGTCTCTTTGTCCGCCAGCACAGGACAGTATCTTTTATATTGCCGATAATTTATCCTCTCCCGCCTTTCGTCATTGACCTATAAATAAGAAAAAGTAAGAGCCTGCACCTATGATTCCATCCTCCAATGCAACGCCGACGTTGGTTCAATCAACCACGTCAACGCTTGCGGCCTTACGCTCGCCCTCGCTGCTGATGCGAGAAATTTTGGCAGGCACTATCACCGCGCTAGCGCTTATTCCAGAGGTGATTTCATTTTCTATCATCGCGGGCGTAGACCCCAAAGTCAGCCTGATCGCCTCTATCGTGTTGTGTTTCACCATGTCCTTTCTCGGTGGCAGACCGGCGATGGTTACCGCGGCGGCAGGTGCAGTGGCGCTGGTTATTGGCCCGATGGTGCACGCGCACGGCGTGGCCTATATTCTGCCCGCGGTGATTATGGCGGGACTTATCCAGATTCTGTTTGGGCTGGCTGGGTTGGCGAGAATGATGCGCTACATCCCCCGCTCGGTGATGATCGGTTTCGTGAATGCGCTAGGCATCCTGATTTTCGCCGCACAGGTGCCGCATGTTTACGGGCAATCTTCGCTGGTCTGGTTACTGTTTGCGTTAACGGTAGCGATTGTCTTGCTGCTACCTTATGTGGTGAAAAGTATTCCTGCACCGCTGGTGGCGATTGTGGCCGTGACAGCGATTGCCATGTTTACTGGCATCACGGTGCCTAACGTCGGCGATGCTGGCCCTATGCAGCCCGGATTGCCAAGTTTCACTCAATGGCTGGTGCCATTCAATTTTGAAACGCTACGCATCATCTGGCCGACCGCGCTCAGCATTGCCTTCGTCGGGCTGATGGAATCGCTGCTAACCGCAAAACTGGTCGACGACATCACGGATACCCCGTCCAGCAAGCGCCGCGAATGCTGGGGGCTGGGAGTTTCAAATATCTTTGCCGGATTCTACGGCGGCATTGCCGGGTGTGCGATGATCGGGCAAACCGTGGTCAATGTGGAGTTAGGGAAAGCGCGAACACGTATCTCTACTCTCGCCGCCGCACTGGTGCTGTTGCTACTGGTAACAGGTCTGAGCGAAATCATGGCTAAGATTCCGATGGTCGTGCTGGCAGGAATTATGATGATTGTCGCGCTGAAAACGATGAACTGGCATAGCCTGCACCCCACCACGCTAAAACGGATGCCGCTATCGGAAACGCTGGTGGTCGTGGTAACGGTTATCGCCACCGTCTCAACGGGGAATCTGGCTATCGGCGTGGCGGGTGGCGTTATCTTTGCCATCCTGCTGTTTGCACGCCGCGTGGCGCACGTCATTCATGCGGAACGTCGCGTGAGCGAAGACGGGCAGTCGGTGCACTACACGGTACGCGGGCCGCTATTCTTCGGCAGCAGCAACGATCTCTTCGAGCACTTCCTGTATGCGCAGGACCCACAGAACGTCACTATCGACCTGACGCACGCCCAAATCTGGGATGCCTCCAGCGTGGCGGCGCTCGACGCGATCGAAACCCGCTATCACCGTTACGAGGCGAAAGTCGCGATCGTCGGGCTGGATAACCACAGTAGCAAAATCCACCAGCGCCTGTCAGGGCATCTCTGAGTCACTCGGCGTTAGAAGGTGGCAACCATTGTGACATCATCGTTGACAACCCGCTCATCTCTGTGAGTAGATTCAATGCTAAGCCAGCTAACTTAAGGAAAGCGTTGATGAAAATTACCGATGTGCGCGTAATTTTAGCGAATCGCTATATGTTTGTTGAAGTCACCACCGATGAGGGGCTGACGGGCATTGGCGAATCCGGTGCATGGGGCTTTCTCGATGCGTCCAAAGGTGCAGTGGAGGCATTGCGCACTTACCTGATCGGGCAAGATCCGCTACGCATTGAGCACCACTGGCAGTATATGTACCGCTGCTGGCATTTTCGCGGTGCCGCCATCATGGGCGCTATCAGCGCCATCGATATCGCCCTGTGGGACATCGCGGGCAAGTATTACGATACGCCGGTTTATAACCTGCTGGGCGGGCGCTGCCGTGACAAGGCGCGTGTTTATGCGCATGCGGGAGGACGCACCACCGAAGAAACCATCGCCAATCTGAAAAAAGCCAAAGCTGACGGTTTTACCGCAATTGGTCATCTGACACCTTTTCTGGATGAATCGCGTGATACGCCCTATTTCACCACCCACGCCAAAGAGATCGGCGAAGCCATCGAGCGCATCGGCCTCTACCGGGAAGCGGTCGGTAACGATGTCGACCTCTGTATCGAAGTCCACCGTCGCCTAAAGCCCGCCGATGCTGTGGTGTTCGCACGCGGCATTGAGCCGTTTTATCCCTATTTTATTGAAGACCCTATCGGCGCGGATAACTTCGATTCCATGGCGGAAGTGGCCGACAAAATCAATATTCCTATTGCCACGGGTGAACGCCTGAATAATCCGCAGGAGTTCGCGATGCTGATTCGCCGTAATGCGGTCGCCTATGTGCGTCCTGATGTCTGCATGTGCGGCGGGATTACCGGCGCGAAAAAAGTAGCAGCATTGGCAGAGGCCAATGATTTGATGGTGGTACCGCATAACCCGCTTAGCCCCGTCTCAACCGCTGCCTGTTTACAGATTGCCGTCAGCATCCCGAACTTTGCGCTGCTGGAGTATCCGGGGGATGATCAACCTGCACTGTCAGAAAAATTTGGTGCGACGGGTGTAGAGAACGGCGTGCGGAAAAAAGACGTCGTGAAGAACACGTTCAAATGCGTAGATGGATTTATGGAGATACCGACACAGTCCGGCATCGGCATTGAGCTGGCGGACGATCTGGAAAACCGCTTCCCCTACCGCCGTCGCGGCCTGAAAACCCGACTGCACATCGACGGTTCCGTCGTCGATCAGTAAGAGCGCGTAGACAGGTCGTGATCCGTCACTGATAGCGCCACGACCTGCCAAATCAGCATGCCGTTCGTCAATTACCCATGAGGGCGTAGCCGCATTCTATGCTGGCTGTGTCGATGCCCTGTCCTATAACAGCGCGACATTGCTCAATCTGATATAACGCCGCTGTTACCTGCGTAATATCAGCAGGGGCAAAGCGTGATGATAGATTTTCCGACAATTTCGCCATGATGCCGCTTTCCTCTAACGGATGCTCCGCACACCCCAGCGGAAAAGCAATGCGCTCACCCACCACAATTTCCCCCCGAGTGATGACTTCAACCTGCAACACCGGACGGCGCGCCTGCGCCATAAGCTGGTCAAGCTCGGGAGACACCTCAACGTGAACCTTATCGGCCAGCGCCAAAAGTGCCGGATTGGTTAAGGTATCGCCCGCACTCCAGCGATGGCGTGGAATACGGTAGGCAAGACAGGCCAGTGCAAATTGCAGGCTGAACTGCATATCCGTCGCATTTTGCGGCCGGGTATCCATAAAGTCAGCGGCCAGCCTCTGGCGACCTTTAACGCGAATAACGTCGATGCTGTGCGGCGCTAGTGCCAGTTCGTGCTGTACGCGTTCGAAGGATTCCAGAGCGGTATGGATCCAGCGGTAGGTCGGATACGCTTCTGCACCTGGCGCGCGTCCTGTGGAGGCAACTGCTCAATGGGCTTCCCTCCACTGCTGTTCAGAACTGCTGAACGTGACGTTCTGGTTGAGAAAACACCGGCTAAGACAGTCGTCGTGGGCTTCTTGCGAGATAACCGACTAATTTACAGACCCAGTTCTGACAGACCTGGATGATCATCAGGACGACGCCCCAGTGGCCAGTAGAACTTACGTTCACCTTCCTTGATAGGCATGTCGTTGATACACGCGTAGCGACGGTACATCAGGCCATCAGCTTCAAATTCCCAGTTCTCGTTTCCGTAAGAGCGAAACCAGTTACCGGAATCATCATGCCATTCATAAGCATATCGGACCGCGATGCGGTTGCCGTCAAACGCCCATAATTCTTTAATGAGACGATACTCAAGTTCTTTTTTCCACTTACGAGCAAGGAACCCTTTGGCTTCTTCACGATTATTTGCGAACTCAGCACGGTTACGCCATTGAGTATCCAGCGAGTACGCCAGCGATACTTTTTCGGCATCGCGGCTGTTCCAACCATCTTCAGCGAGCCGTACTTTCTCAATCGCCGATTCGCGAGTGAAAGGAGGAAGTGGCGGGCGAATGTGTGTATCAGACATGGTAAAGCCTCCTGTAAATTTGGATATATCAGTAGAAACCGTCTTTTTAATACTCAGGCCTTAAGGAGAGACCCGTTCCAGCAAAAGGTTCGCAATGTCCCTTGCGGTGTCGGCGGCGCTGCCATCGCCTATCACCTGTGACGGGGTGATAGATAAGTTGCTCAACGGTAGTTAAGGTTCTTTCTCTGGTAATGGCTGGCTTCGTGTTTATGCGATAAAAGTAGAACGATCGTTCTACTCAGTCAATAGGTATCTCAAAAAGAATTTTCAAAAAATGAAAAAATGCAGTCCGCGTACGATAACGGACGGATCCCATTTGCGAATAGAACCTGAGCTGGAAGCGTCCATTTTTGGCACAAAACGGTCTGTGGGATGAGGAATGATTCTGAACAGTGAAAAGAGTCAGCTCAGAGCTGAGCTGACACACAGAGGGAACGCATCATTGACGGCTCGAAAAGACGTTAGGCACCGAAGGTGTGTCACGTTAGTGGGGGAATTCCCGTCAAAAAACGTATTCCCGTCAGAAAAAGAGTGCTGAGGGGGTCAGCGATTGGGCCCCCTCAGTCGGGCGTGACATCCATACTACAGAAAAATGGTTCTGTTTATCACGCACGACACCCGATGAGCCCTTGTATTGACGCTACCTGTCACAGAGATATTGCGCGGTGATTAATAACGTTCCAGCCAGTGAGCGTAAGGCGTTGGCAGCGTCCACGAGGCACGATCGATGCCCAGTTCGCGTGCAGCCAGATAGCTCCAGTGCGGATT includes the following:
- a CDS encoding SulP family inorganic anion transporter, which encodes MIPSSNATPTLVQSTTSTLAALRSPSLLMREILAGTITALALIPEVISFSIIAGVDPKVSLIASIVLCFTMSFLGGRPAMVTAAAGAVALVIGPMVHAHGVAYILPAVIMAGLIQILFGLAGLARMMRYIPRSVMIGFVNALGILIFAAQVPHVYGQSSLVWLLFALTVAIVLLLPYVVKSIPAPLVAIVAVTAIAMFTGITVPNVGDAGPMQPGLPSFTQWLVPFNFETLRIIWPTALSIAFVGLMESLLTAKLVDDITDTPSSKRRECWGLGVSNIFAGFYGGIAGCAMIGQTVVNVELGKARTRISTLAAALVLLLLVTGLSEIMAKIPMVVLAGIMMIVALKTMNWHSLHPTTLKRMPLSETLVVVVTVIATVSTGNLAIGVAGGVIFAILLFARRVAHVIHAERRVSEDGQSVHYTVRGPLFFGSSNDLFEHFLYAQDPQNVTIDLTHAQIWDASSVAALDAIETRYHRYEAKVAIVGLDNHSSKIHQRLSGHL
- a CDS encoding efflux transporter outer membrane subunit, whose translation is MSSLHPLALVVAASLMAGCAVGPDYHRPDAPLSDRYQAQSVAKQSAAQQSIEKQGNAIQSTNIAVWWEGFNDPLLSELVSSALAQNLDLAQASARVIQSRAGLGAATAALLPSGSISGQGARAYQSVETPQGRLLNSTPGYNRYGNAYETDLNASWELDIFGGLRRDRQAALADYQASEAGVTATRLAVAAQTADIYITLRGLQARLEIANRQVNTQQELRDKVQLLHSKGLAAEYQVRQAEGTLSQVQATVPVLQTGIDSAMNALDVMLGTPPGTHRTQLASPGAIPQPPQFIPTGTPADLLRRRPDIIVAERHLAASNARIGVAISEYYPKFSLSALLGSTTSVSSGNLFSNGASQSAGVLGLRWRLFDFGRINAQIDQAKGQEAEALAAYRLSVLSATEDVENAFSALLNRETQTTTLTAGETALASARQSSFIAYQKGTASLIDVLHNDETLLQISDARAQAQTESARATVAAFKALGGGWQPPEATKRMP
- a CDS encoding DUF1348 family protein, which produces MSDTHIRPPLPPFTRESAIEKVRLAEDGWNSRDAEKVSLAYSLDTQWRNRAEFANNREEAKGFLARKWKKELEYRLIKELWAFDGNRIAVRYAYEWHDDSGNWFRSYGNENWEFEADGLMYRRYACINDMPIKEGERKFYWPLGRRPDDHPGLSELGL
- a CDS encoding efflux RND transporter permease subunit is translated as MSEGRFNLSALAVRERSITLFLIILITVAGILSFFELGRAEDPPFTVKQMTIISAWPGATAQEMQDQVAEPLEKRMQELKWYDRSETYTRPGLAFTMLSLQDGTPPSQVQEEFYQARKKLGDEAKNLPAGVIGPMVNDEFSDVTFSLFALKAKGEPPRLLVRDAELLRQRLLHVPGVKKVNIIGEQAERIFVSFSHDRLATLGIAPQDIFSVLNSQNVLTPAGSIETNGPQVFIRLDGAFDKLEKIRETPIVVQGRTLQLADVATVERGYEDPATFLVRNQSEPALLLGIIMREGWNGLDLGKALDIETTKINESMPLGMTLTKVTDQSVNISSSVDEFMIKFFVALLVVMVVCFVSMGWRVGVVVAAAVPLTLAIVFVVMEASGKNFDRITLGSLILALGLLVDDAIIAIEMMVVKMEEGYDRVKASAYAWSHTAAPMLAGTLVTAVGFMPNGFAQSTAGEYTSNMFWIVGIALIASWVVAVVFTPYLGVKMLPDIKAVQGGHAAIYDTRHYNRFRRVLTRVIARKWIVAGTVIAAFTVAILGMGLVKKQFFPTSDRPEVLVEVQMPYGTAIEQTSATTAKIEDWLRTQKEAKIVTSYIGQGSPRFFLAMAPELPDPSFAKIVVRTDNPEAREALKFRLREVVADGLAPEARVRVTQLVFGPYSPYPVAYRVMGPDPAQLREIAAKVEKVMLGSPMMRTVNTDWGPQVPALHFSLNQDRLQAVGLTSNAVAQQLQFLLSGVPITSVREDIRSVQVMARAAGNIRLDPEKIAGFTLVGSAGQRIPLSQIGDVVVQMEDPILRRRDRTPTITVRGDIAENLQPPDVSTAILKQLQPVIDTLPAGYRIEQAGPIEESAKATGAMAPLFPIMIAMTLLIIILQVRSMSAMVMVFLTAPLGLIGVVPTLLIFNQPFGINALVGLIALSGILMRNTLILIGQIHHNEQEGLAPFHAVVEATIQRARPVLLTAMAAILAFIPLTHSVFWGTLAYTLIGGTFGGTIITLVFLPAMYAIWFKIRPDHQLQNELV
- a CDS encoding SDR family NAD(P)-dependent oxidoreductase, whose translation is MTVKNNAWVLITGASGGFGEEFARQYAAQGRSLILVARRLNKLEILAKELRERFHIDVMVEQADLSVITAISDLHSRLQEQNIVVDILINNAGHGLQGSFLDQPLDDALDMINLDIASLTAMTRIFAEDMRLRRKGHILMVASLLSYQGVKNFAVYSAAKAYVLRFSDALHRELKSDGITVTALCPGMSDTGFATVAKQKVTPLLKGVMMQPKPVVQAGIRALQAGRMSVVPGMGNKAITLLTWATPRWLHQAIMARVMGV
- a CDS encoding mandelate racemase/muconate lactonizing enzyme family protein, coding for MKITDVRVILANRYMFVEVTTDEGLTGIGESGAWGFLDASKGAVEALRTYLIGQDPLRIEHHWQYMYRCWHFRGAAIMGAISAIDIALWDIAGKYYDTPVYNLLGGRCRDKARVYAHAGGRTTEETIANLKKAKADGFTAIGHLTPFLDESRDTPYFTTHAKEIGEAIERIGLYREAVGNDVDLCIEVHRRLKPADAVVFARGIEPFYPYFIEDPIGADNFDSMAEVADKINIPIATGERLNNPQEFAMLIRRNAVAYVRPDVCMCGGITGAKKVAALAEANDLMVVPHNPLSPVSTAACLQIAVSIPNFALLEYPGDDQPALSEKFGATGVENGVRKKDVVKNTFKCVDGFMEIPTQSGIGIELADDLENRFPYRRRGLKTRLHIDGSVVDQ
- a CDS encoding efflux RND transporter periplasmic adaptor subunit produces the protein MLRLKSTTIAVCLLPLALVACGDASDVDDPRNLPPLVRAATVVSAAEIARSFTGVVVARIQSDLGFRVQGKILERLVDTGQTVKRGQPLMRLDPVDLSLQSQAQQQAVTAARARAKQAIDDEARYRGLVVAGAISASAYDQIKAAAETAKADLSAAQAQADVARNATGYTVLLADADGVVVETLAEPGQVVSAGQPVVRLARAGQREATVQLPETLRPAVGSEAQATLYGIDKQSVPAKLRLLSDAADPVTRTFEARYVLEDALASAPLGSTVTLNITEGKLPDQVLQVPIAAIYDAGKGPGVWGISGKPANVSWRPVQVIGLGDDSARVISSLQPGEQIVALGAHLLHDGEAVRTIAQSDVSVAGSQP
- a CDS encoding TetR/AcrR family transcriptional regulator, translating into MTTHMNTHSPRGPSDHSVRDQIVDAATEHFGHFGYEKTAVSDLAKAIGFSKAYIYKFFDSKQAIGEVICANRLAMIMDIVNSAIVDAPTASEKLRRLFRALTEACSDLFFHDRKIYDIAAVSSRDRWPSAAAYEEKLRQLIQQILLEGRQSGEFERKTPLDETANAIYLVMLPYISPVQLQYNLDTAASAAVLLSSLILRSLAP